In one window of Mercurialis annua linkage group LG4, ddMerAnnu1.2, whole genome shotgun sequence DNA:
- the LOC126676751 gene encoding uncharacterized protein LOC126676751, with translation MDTSAQADYADFRSEDHQYFHEIAEEVMAKDPSMLHDISRIFRERLHPEDLSYREPEVKTNVRGRQKGSKSTKRDPSRFEYKDRERGRPKSFQGHQNPTSTSAGSQNAEVIPRFILPFVQELVDVRGDGNCGFRVVADYIYGDQEM, from the exons ATGGACACATCTGCACAGGCTGATTATGCTGATTTTCGGTCGGAGGATCATCAGTATTTTCACGAGATCGCTGAGGAGGTCATGGCTAAGGATCCTTCAATGTTGCATGATATTTCTCGTATTTTTCGCGAGCGACTTCACCCCGAAGACTTAAGTTATAGGGAACCAGAAGTGAAGACCAATGTCAGAGGTCGACAAAAGGGGAGCAAATCAACCAAGCGGGATCCGAGTCGTTTTGAGTACAAGGACCGTGAACGTGGTCGTCCTAAGTCTTTCCAAGGTCATCAAAACCCTACTTCCACGTCAG CTGGTTCGCAAAATGCCGAGGTTATTCCGAGATTCATTTTGCCATTCGTTCAAGAACTTGTGGACGTGCGTGGGGACGGCAACTGTGGATTCCGCGTCGTGGCGGACTACATATATGGTGACCAGGAGATGTGA